A single window of Oreochromis aureus strain Israel breed Guangdong linkage group 7, ZZ_aureus, whole genome shotgun sequence DNA harbors:
- the LOC120440963 gene encoding uncharacterized protein LOC120440963 encodes MHAQSSWRVCEYTASAAAAVMAAWFLIARFLLLYVLSDVDYSSAFPRATSPVQPRVWQGGRGEHDVYGNPRPFQYMRALRPTDPKIYPNVRDRVKVESPRSYQPRSNIPTHRSMETSPLQPRAHRNHLVAKPRSFDLALRIPFAHSRDGANPPRYGPSGLIIDNSFNNPRRQHGHDASKLGYQFSLSVPFSRGSPRHPGGHEHHGGHQHRPEEGYLGHQREQVHVPVRPRPYPDEHHREHDREHRDEGRPGREFAFPEPDGPENPSRPRHPQRYVGPYSGYYNSQMKPTWNDYWWHYRGPHWGHIKHPSSDPWPNFHRSASD; translated from the exons ATGCACGCACAGTCCAGCTGGAGGGTTTGTGAGTACACAGCAagtgcagctgcagcagtcatGGCTGCGTGGTTCCTAATTGCAAG GTTTTTACTGCTTTATGTTTTGAGTGATGTAGACTACTCCTCAGCTTTTCCAAGAG CCACAAGTCCTGTGCAGCCTAGAGTATGGCAGGGTGGAAGAGGGGAACACGATGTGTACGGAAACCCTCGTCCTTTCCAGTACATGAGGGCTCTGAGGCCGACGGATCCAAAGATCTACCCTAATGTGCGTGATCGGGTCAAAGTCGAATCCCCGAGATCGTATCAGCCACGCTCTAATATTCCCACCCACAGATCCATGGAAACATCTCCGCTCCAGCCTCGAGCACACAGAAACCACCTTGTGGCCAAGCCCAGGAGCTTTGACTTAGCCCTGAGGATCCCTTTTGCTCATTCTCGTGATGGTGCTAATCCTCCTCGGTACGGACCGAGTGGCCTTATTATTGACAACAGTTTTAATAATCCCCGCAGACAGCATGGCCATGATGCTTCCAAGCTGGGCTACCAGTTCAGCTTATCTGTTCCCTTTTCACGTGGTTCTCCACGCCACCCAGGTGGCCACGAACATCACGGTGGGCATCAACACAGGCCTGAGGAAGGCTATTTGGGTCATCAAAGAGAGCAGGTTCATGTGCCAGTTCGTCCAAGGCCATACCCCGACGAGCATCATCGTGAGCATGATCGCGAGCATCGTGATGAAGGCCGCCCTGGGCGGGAGTTTGCATTTCCAGAGCCAGATGGACCAGAAAACCCATCAAGGCCGCGCCATCCTCAAAGATATGTCGGCCCTTACAGTGGATACTACAACTCCCAGATGAAGCCTACGTGGAATGACTACTGGTGGCATTACCGTGGACCTCACTGGGGTCATATAAAGCATCCATCTTCTGACCCTTGGCCAAATTTCCATCGGTCAGCTTCAGACTGA
- the LOC116327437 gene encoding uncharacterized protein LOC116327437 isoform X1, producing the protein MAAGFLITRLLLVCLLSEVNYSSAFPRARSFVQPRVWQSEGEEEEVYNYENCHPFYYISAQDKTSEKQGGFMAAPIHICKQNHPSVYQKALNLKPANPFQPRSNVATKWPKKTVLPQPPSQKKYLSPKPKSYEFSLSIPYFDLLVRNEGGDLASEGHDGGNYTAPVSKPGFQIDLSIPLSSVSQSPNIPMTSYVDHSVNQENPENTEFVNYGNIKPEMPQSRQPFLNSAGSSYLDAQEQTYQPYSIETQSSSTLLGSARPFLNFQTQEQTYGPGHVKPQTSTLHETERPFFNFETPPQETLEPSRVKPQSSSAITGSEWPFFNSAATQHQTYEPGYLKPQSISGPGGSDWPALNSAPTQPQTFEADGIKPQSSSTLGTSEWPAFNLAPPRQQTFEGDGLKPQSSLTLGGSESPVLNLAPIHQQTHESGYLKPQSSSTLGGSEWPAFNLPPTLQQTFEPSHVKPQYSSALDGSEWPAFNQAPIQQQTHESGYLKPQSSLTVGGSEWPAFNLPPPWQQSFEGDGLKPQSSSAIAGSEWPALNSAATQQQTHELGYLKLQSSSALEGSEWPALNLAPTLQQASLHRLL; encoded by the exons ATGGCTGCTGGCTTCCTAATTACAAG ATTATTGCTGGTCTGTTTGTTGAGTGAGGTGAACTACTCCTCAGCTTTTCCAAGAG CCAGAAGTTTTGTGCAACCGAGAGTGTGGCAAAGtgaaggagaggaggaagaagtcTATAACTATGAGAACTGTCATCCTTTCTACTACATCAGTGCCCAGGACAAAACATCGGAAAAGCAGGGAGGTTTTATGGCAGCCCCTATCCATATCTGTAAACAAAACCATCCCAGTGTGTACCAAAAAGCCTTAAACCTCAAGCCTGCAAACCCCTTCCAGCCACGATCTAATGTTGCCACCAAATGGCCAAAGAAGACTGTTCTACCCCAGCCTCCATCACAGAAGAAATATCTATCACCCAAACCCAAAAGCTATGAATTTAGTCTGAGCATTCCTTATTTTGATCTTTTGGTCAGAAATGAAGGGGGGGATTTGGCCAGTGAAGGACATGATGGTGGAAATTATACTGCTCCTGTCTCCAAACCAGGCTTTCAAATCGATTTATCCATTCCCTTATCATCTGTTTCTCAATCTCCCAATATCCCAATGACCAGCTATGTTGACCATTCAGTAAATCAAGAAAATCCAGAGAACACTGAGTTTGTCAATTACGGTAACATAAAGCCGGAAATGCCACAATCAAGGCAACCCTTCTTAAACTCTGCTGGTAGTAGTTACTTAGATGCACAGGAGCAGACTTATCAACCATATTCCATCGAAACACAATCAAGTTCAACTCTTCTTGGATCAGCAAGACCTTTTCTAAATTTTCAAACACAGGAGCAGACTTATGGACCAGGTCACGTTAAACCACAAACTTCCACCCTGCATGAAACTGAAAGGCCTTTCTTCAACTTTGAAACACCACCACAAGAGACTTTAGAGCCAAGTCGTGTTAAACCCCAATCAAGTTCTGCAATAACTGGATCAGAATGGCCTTTCTTTAACTCGGCAGCAACACAGCACCAGACATATGAACCAGGTTATCTTAAACCACAATCAATTTCAGGCCCGGGAGGATCAGATTGGCCTGCTTTAAACTCAGCACCAACCCAGCCACAAACCTTTGAGGCTGATGGTATTAAACCGCAATCAAGTTCAACCCTTGGCACATCAGAATGGCCTGCCTTCAATTTGGCACCACCACGGCAACAAACCTTTGAGGGAGATGGTCTTAAACCACAGTCAAGTTTAACCCTTGGTGGATCAGAATCTCCTGTCCTAAACTTGGCACCAATTCATCAACAGACTCATGAGTCAGGTTATCTTAAGCCTCAATCAAGTTCAACCCTTGGTGGATCAGAATGGCCTGCCTTCAATTTGCCACCAACTCTGCAACAAACCTTTGAGCCAAGTCACGTTAAGCCACAATACAGTTCAGCCCTGGATGGATCAGAATGGCCTGCCTTCAACCAGGCACCAATTCAGCAACAGACTCACGAGTCAGGTTATCTTAAACCACAATCAAGTTTAACTGTTGGTGGATCAGAATGGCCTGCCTTCAATTTGCCACCACCATGGCAACAATCCTTTGAGGGAGATGGTCTTAAACCACAATCCAGTTCAGCAATAGCTGGATCAGAATGGCCTGCCTTAAACTCAGCAGCAACACAGCAACAGACTCATGAGTTGGGTTATCTTAAACTGCAATCAAGTTCAGCCCTGGAGGGATCAGAATGGCCTGCCTTAAACTTGGCACCAACTCTGCAACAGGCTTCTTTACACAGGCTTCTTTAA
- the LOC116327437 gene encoding uncharacterized protein LOC116327437 isoform X2, translated as MAAPIHICKQNHPSVYQKALNLKPANPFQPRSNVATKWPKKTVLPQPPSQKKYLSPKPKSYEFSLSIPYFDLLVRNEGGDLASEGHDGGNYTAPVSKPGFQIDLSIPLSSVSQSPNIPMTSYVDHSVNQENPENTEFVNYGNIKPEMPQSRQPFLNSAGSSYLDAQEQTYQPYSIETQSSSTLLGSARPFLNFQTQEQTYGPGHVKPQTSTLHETERPFFNFETPPQETLEPSRVKPQSSSAITGSEWPFFNSAATQHQTYEPGYLKPQSISGPGGSDWPALNSAPTQPQTFEADGIKPQSSSTLGTSEWPAFNLAPPRQQTFEGDGLKPQSSLTLGGSESPVLNLAPIHQQTHESGYLKPQSSSTLGGSEWPAFNLPPTLQQTFEPSHVKPQYSSALDGSEWPAFNQAPIQQQTHESGYLKPQSSLTVGGSEWPAFNLPPPWQQSFEGDGLKPQSSSAIAGSEWPALNSAATQQQTHELGYLKLQSSSALEGSEWPALNLAPTLQQASLHRLL; from the coding sequence ATGGCAGCCCCTATCCATATCTGTAAACAAAACCATCCCAGTGTGTACCAAAAAGCCTTAAACCTCAAGCCTGCAAACCCCTTCCAGCCACGATCTAATGTTGCCACCAAATGGCCAAAGAAGACTGTTCTACCCCAGCCTCCATCACAGAAGAAATATCTATCACCCAAACCCAAAAGCTATGAATTTAGTCTGAGCATTCCTTATTTTGATCTTTTGGTCAGAAATGAAGGGGGGGATTTGGCCAGTGAAGGACATGATGGTGGAAATTATACTGCTCCTGTCTCCAAACCAGGCTTTCAAATCGATTTATCCATTCCCTTATCATCTGTTTCTCAATCTCCCAATATCCCAATGACCAGCTATGTTGACCATTCAGTAAATCAAGAAAATCCAGAGAACACTGAGTTTGTCAATTACGGTAACATAAAGCCGGAAATGCCACAATCAAGGCAACCCTTCTTAAACTCTGCTGGTAGTAGTTACTTAGATGCACAGGAGCAGACTTATCAACCATATTCCATCGAAACACAATCAAGTTCAACTCTTCTTGGATCAGCAAGACCTTTTCTAAATTTTCAAACACAGGAGCAGACTTATGGACCAGGTCACGTTAAACCACAAACTTCCACCCTGCATGAAACTGAAAGGCCTTTCTTCAACTTTGAAACACCACCACAAGAGACTTTAGAGCCAAGTCGTGTTAAACCCCAATCAAGTTCTGCAATAACTGGATCAGAATGGCCTTTCTTTAACTCGGCAGCAACACAGCACCAGACATATGAACCAGGTTATCTTAAACCACAATCAATTTCAGGCCCGGGAGGATCAGATTGGCCTGCTTTAAACTCAGCACCAACCCAGCCACAAACCTTTGAGGCTGATGGTATTAAACCGCAATCAAGTTCAACCCTTGGCACATCAGAATGGCCTGCCTTCAATTTGGCACCACCACGGCAACAAACCTTTGAGGGAGATGGTCTTAAACCACAGTCAAGTTTAACCCTTGGTGGATCAGAATCTCCTGTCCTAAACTTGGCACCAATTCATCAACAGACTCATGAGTCAGGTTATCTTAAGCCTCAATCAAGTTCAACCCTTGGTGGATCAGAATGGCCTGCCTTCAATTTGCCACCAACTCTGCAACAAACCTTTGAGCCAAGTCACGTTAAGCCACAATACAGTTCAGCCCTGGATGGATCAGAATGGCCTGCCTTCAACCAGGCACCAATTCAGCAACAGACTCACGAGTCAGGTTATCTTAAACCACAATCAAGTTTAACTGTTGGTGGATCAGAATGGCCTGCCTTCAATTTGCCACCACCATGGCAACAATCCTTTGAGGGAGATGGTCTTAAACCACAATCCAGTTCAGCAATAGCTGGATCAGAATGGCCTGCCTTAAACTCAGCAGCAACACAGCAACAGACTCATGAGTTGGGTTATCTTAAACTGCAATCAAGTTCAGCCCTGGAGGGATCAGAATGGCCTGCCTTAAACTTGGCACCAACTCTGCAACAGGCTTCTTTACACAGGCTTCTTTAA
- the LOC116327438 gene encoding uncharacterized protein LOC116327438 — protein MAAWFLIARFLLLYVLNDVDYSSAIPRATSPVQPRVWQGGRGEHDVYGNPRPFQYMRALRPTDPKIYPNVRDRVKVESPRSYQPRSNIPTHRSMETSPLQPRAHRNHLVAKPRSFDLALRIPFAHSRDGANPPRYGPSGLIIDNSFNNPADSMAMMLPSWATSSAYLFPFHVVLHATQVATNITVGINTGLRKAIWVIKESRFMCQFVQGHTPTSIIVSMIASIVMKAALGGSLHFQSQMDQKTHQGRAILKDMSALTVDTTTPR, from the exons atGGCTGCGTGGTTCCTAATTGCAAG GTTTTTACTACTTTATGTTTTGAATGATGTGGACTACTCCTCAGCCATTCCAAGAG ccaCAAGTCCTGTGCAGCCTAGAGTATGGCAGGGTGGAAGAGGGGAACACGATGTGTACGGAAACCCTCGTCCTTTCCAGTACATGAGGGCTCTGAGGCCGACGGATCCAAAGATCTACCCTAATGTGCGTGATCGGGTCAAAGTCGAATCCCCGAGATCGTATCAGCCACGCTCTAATATTCCCACCCACAGATCCATGGAAACATCTCCGCTCCAGCCTCGAGCACACAGAAACCACCTTGTGGCCAAGCCCAGGAGCTTTGACTTAGCCCTGAGGATCCCTTTTGCTCATTCTCGTGATGGTGCTAATCCTCCTCGGTACGGACCGAGTGGCCTTATTATTGACAACAGTTTTAATAATCCCGCAGACAGCATGGCCATGATGCTTCCAAGCTGGGCTACCAGTTCAGCTTATCTGTTCCCTTTTCACGTGGTTCTCCACGCCACCCAGGTGGCCACGAACATCACGGTGGGCATCAACACAGGCCTGAGGAAGGCTATTTGGGTCATCAAAGAGAGCAGGTTCATGTGCCAGTTCGTCCAAGGCCATACCCCGACGAGCATCATCGTGAGCATGATCGCGAGCATCGTGATGAAGGCCGCCCTGGGCGGGAGTTTGCATTTCCAGAGCCAGATGGACCAGAAAACCCATCAAGGCCGCGCCATCCTCAAAGATATGTCGGCCCTTACAGTGGATACTACAACTCCCAGATGA